The following coding sequences are from one Panicum hallii strain FIL2 chromosome 5, PHallii_v3.1, whole genome shotgun sequence window:
- the LOC112893205 gene encoding LOW QUALITY PROTEIN: probable histidine kinase 3 (The sequence of the model RefSeq protein was modified relative to this genomic sequence to represent the inferred CDS: inserted 1 base in 1 codon) — protein sequence MTGTARGGRGGGAGMEEKGEAAGLGFLGLDRMSLLLPLPLPEKLSARTLRAHLCSYYXQLALGGWRWLLPLWVLVWVVASCWILWFMSNQAVEKRRESLASMCDERARMLQDQFNVSMNHLQALAILVSTFHHSKSPSAIDQMTFARYAERTAFERPLTSGVAYAVRVTHAEREQFERQQGWSIKKMYSSKKQSSPSPGPGDAEVREPAEEYAPVIFAQDAYKHVISFDMLSGNEDRENVLRARESGKGVLTAPFKLLNNRLGVILTYTVYKTELPPNARPQERIQAAIGYLGGIFDIEALVDKLLHQLAGKQSIMVNVYDTTNERPISMYGSNDTGSGMYYKSTLNFGDPSRKHEMHCRFMQKPPWPWLAITSSFGTLVIALLIGYIFHATVKRIAKVEDDFQKMTELKKRAEDADVAKSQFLATVSHEIRTPMNGVLGMLQMLMDTDLDTTQQDYVRTAQASGKALVSLINEVLDQAKIESGKLELETVPFDLRSVCDDILSLFCGKAQEKGLELAVYVSDQVPETLIGDPGRIRQIITNLVGNSIKFTERGHIYLTVHVIEEVMPSLDVETGIQYANTLSGYPVVNRKRSWENFRYFNRELNSCEMPFAPGASDSVSLIISVEDTGVGIPFEAQSRVFTPFMQVGPSIARIHGGTGIGLSISKCLVGLMKGEIGFASKPQVGSTFTFTAVLTRARSSGNENKPSEFKEISALVFDHRLARAKVTKYHLQRLGVQTELTTDLDQYISKVNCGLRVAKLVLIDKETWLKESHSMPMLVSKLRNKDQPDSPKLFLLENPKSSVRNSSHISREFHLNVIMKPLRASMLQVSLQRAMGGIDKVNCRNGVVGNSTLGSLLHKKQILVIDDNIVNLKVAAGALKKYGAEVTCADSGKKAITLLKPPHCFDACFMDIQMPEMDGFEATKRIRVMERDLNEQIERGEVPLECADVQRWRTPILAMTADVIQATYEECLKSEMDGYVSKPFEGEQLYREVARFFLNQDQVQ from the exons ATGACCGGCACAGCtcgcgggggcaggggcggcggggcggggatGGAGGAGAAGGGCGAGGCGGCGGGGCTGGGCTTCCTGGGGCTCGACAGGATGAGCCtcctgctgccgctgccgctgccggagAAGCTGTCGGCGAGGACGCTGCGGGCCCACCTGTGCAGCTACT CTCAACTGGCGCTGGGCGGCTGGCGCTGGCTGCTCCCGCTCTGGGTGCTCGTCTGGGTAGTCGCCTCCTGCTGGATCCTCTGGTTCATGAGCAACCAGGCCGTCGAGAAGCGCCGGGAGTCGCTCGCCAGCATGTGCGACGAGCGCGCGCGCATGCTGCAGGACCAGTTCAACGTCAGCATGAACCACCTCCAGGCGCTCGCCATCCTCGTCTCCACCTTCCACCACTCCAAGAGTCCGTCCGCCATCGACCAG ATGACGTTCGCCAGGTACGCGGAGAGGACGGCGTTCGAGCGCCCGCTGACGAGCGGGGTAGCGTACGCGGTGCGGGTCACGCACGCTGAGCGGGAGCAGTTTGAGCGCCAGCAGGGGTGGAGCATCAAGAAGATGTACTCCTCCAAGAAGCAGTCGTCGCCTTCGCCGGGGCCGGGGGACGCCGAGGTGCGGGAGCCGGCCGAGGAGTACGCTCCCGTCATCTTCGCGCAGGACGCCTACAAGCACGTCATCTCCTTCGACATGCTCTCCGGCAAC GAGGACCGCGAAAACGTACTCAGAGCAAGAGAATCTGGGAAGGGTGTTCTTACTGCTCCTTTTAAGCTGCTCAATAATCGCCTCGGAGTAATCTTGACCTACACCGTGTACAAGACTGAGCTTCCCCCAAATGCCAGGCCGCAAGAGCGCATTCAGGCTGCTATAGG CTATTTAGGCGGCATATTTGACATTGAAGCACTTGTTGATAAGTTGCTTCACCAGCTCGCAGGCAAGCAATCTATCATGGTGAACGTGTATGATACTACTAATGAGAGGCCAATCAGTATGTACGGTTCGAATGATACTGGCAGTGGCATGTACTATAAGAGCACACTGAACTTTGGTGACCCATCAAGGAAGCATGAGATGCACTGCAG GTTCATGCAGAAGCCACCATGGCCGTGGTTGGCAATTACGTCATCGTTTGGAACTCTTGTGATTGCTTTACTGATTGGATACATATTTCATGCTACTGTAAAACGGATTGCCAAAGTTGAAGATGACTTTCAAAAGATGACTGAGCTCAAGAAGCGTGCAGAGGATGCAGATGTTGCCAAGTCACAG TTCTTGGCAACTGTTTCTCATGAGATCAGAACTCCAATGAATGGTGTTCTAG GGATGCtccaaatgctcatggatacTGATTTGGACACAACACAACAGGATTATGTTAGAACTGCGCAAGCTAGTGGAAAAGCGTTGGTTTCACTCATAAATGAGGTTCTTGATCAGGCGAAGATCGAGTCTGGTAAACTTGAGCTTGAGACGGTGCCTTTTGATCTTAGATCAGTTTGTGATGACATTTTATCTCTCTTTTGCGGGAAAGCTCAGGAGAAAGGACTGGAG TTGGCAGTGTATGTTTCTGATCAAGTTCCAGAAACACTAATCGGTGATCCCGGCAGAATAAGGCAGATAATTACAAATCTTGTCGGGAACTCCATAAAA TTCACAGAGAGAGGTCATATTTACTTGACAGTTCATGTCATTGAAGAGGTCATGCCTTCTTTAGATGTTGAGACAGGAATTCAGTACGCAAATACCTTAAGTGGCTACCCTGTGGTGAACAGGAAGCGCAGTTGGGAAAACTTTCGATATTTTAATAGGGAACTGAACTCATGTGAGATGCCTTTTGCACCCGGGGCATCTGACTCAGTAAGCTTGATAATATCAGTTGAAGATACTGGTGTTGGTATTCCGTTTGAAGCTCAGTCCCGTGTCTTCACCCCTTTCATGCAAGTAGGTCCGTCCATTGCTCGCATCCATGGGGGCACTGGCATTGGATTGAGCATCAGCAAATGCTTGGTCGGTCTAATGAAGGGAGAGATTGGATTTGCAAGTAAACCCCAAGTTGGTTCTACTTTCACCTTCACTGCAGTGCTTACGAGGGCCCGTTCTAGCGGAAATGAAAATAAACCATCAGAATTTAAAGAGATCAGTGCATTGGTGTTTGACCATAGACTGGCTCGAGCCAAGGTTACCAAGTACCATTTGCAGAGACTGGGAGTTCAGACTGAATTGACAACTGATCTAGATCAGTATATTTCTAAAGTAAATTGTGGATTACGGGTTGCAAAGCTTGTGCTGATTGACAAAGAAACCTGGCTGAAGGAATCCCATTCCATGCCTATGTTGGTTAGTAAATTGAGGAACAAAGATCAGCCAGACTCTCCGAAGTTATTTCTTTTGGAGAACCCTAAAAGTTCTGTCAGGAACAGTTCACATATATCCAGGGAATTCCACTTGAATGTAATTATGAAGCCACTTCGTGCGAGCATGCTTCAGGTCTCTCTACAGAGAGCAATGGGTGGGATAGATAAAGTCAACTGCAGGAATGGAGTAGTTGGCAATTCAACATTGGGCAGCCTTCTTCACAAGAAGCAAATCCtcgtgattgatgacaacattgTAAATCTCAAGGTTGCTGCAGGTGCTCTTAAGAAGTATGGTGCAGAAGTAACTTGTGCTGACAGCGGGAAGAAAGCAATCACACTGCTGAAACCTCCTCACTGTTTTGATGCTTGTTTCATGGACATACAGATGCCAGAAATGGATGG atttgaagccacgAAAAGGATTAGAGTGATGGAAAGAGATCTCAATGAGCAAATAGAGCGCGGAGAAGTTCCGCTAGAATGTGCAGACGTTCAGCGATGGAGAACTCCAATATTGGCCATGACGGCGGATGTTATCCAAGCAACGTATGAAGAATGCTTGAAATCTGAAATGGATGGTTATGTTTCCAAGCCATTTGAGGGCGAGCAATTGTACAGAGAAGTAGCCCGTTTTTTTCTAAATCAAGACCAAGTTCAGTAG
- the LOC112893206 gene encoding calmodulin-binding transcription activator 4-like isoform X1 produces MQQQGLDVHKLQQVVKTRWLKPQEVLQILRNHDLFMVSHKPPQKPPSGSWFLFNRRVLRYFRNDGYEWQKKKNGKTVNEAHERLKVDNVDALNCYYARGDKNPTFQRRIYWMLDPAYEHIVLVHYRDVLEGSISVSARNDSSTSNQNGSASRAEVHSSPGWTSEFVLPCPNSSSPGSAEEVSSRTVTINNETNRSGSDWIQHKAALRKLEMQLSLEDKEDSNVLAEEVPTNIEHVIVPGIQTGEPGSSANFEDIFNVLDFSRDHTKENGTDPCPSAIDVLKNSDTWLEEDQLEAILHPASMAPTENLWFNIHEVSPESAFSSEITKVIVLGDFLCNPSHSSLAMLFGDVKVPVEIIQQGAIRCHTPCLNAGKVSMCLIDGNGKPCSEAREFEFHEKPTKSMVDGNEKPCNEAQDIKVHKTPTKSNDELLLLLNYVQILFGHGCDVFSKFSPQLPNPGCGFLVNQMDIMRKTYEQLDPEKTVYSVMEVLLNDKFKQWLLSKCEQNSDGNHLLPKQYHGVIHTIAALGYDLALKPLLSSGVPINYRDGNGWTALHWAARFGREDMVVALLTAGAAAGALSHPTSEDPAAKTPASIALAFGFKGLSAFLSEEQLTTHLDSIESKENGKCEGNASGGGIRSAVDRISDKSTHVHGGTDDQLALKDSLGAVRNAVQAAARIQAAFRVFSFKKKKETALQNSCLSVHETVAVSHGMLERAALSIQKNFRCWKKRKEFLKLRKNVIKIQARVRAHQERKKYKELIRSVGVLEKVMLRWYRKGVGLRGFNSGAMPVDEEVEEDVAKVFRKLRVETAIDEAVSRVSCIIGSPKAMQQYRRMLQRYQQAKVNIPKDASEVPTSKG; encoded by the exons ATGCAGCAGCAAG GCTTAGACGTACACAAGCTACAACAGGTAGTGAAGACCCGCTGGCTGAAGCCTCAAGAAGTTCTGCAGATACTACGGAATCATGACCTGTTCATGGTCTCACATAAGCCCCCACAGAAGCCACCGA GTGGTTCTTGGTTTCTTTTCAACCGAAGAGTACTTCGGTACTTCCGGAATGATGGATATGAATGGCAAAAGAAGAAGAATGGGAAGACCGTTAATGAAGCCCATGAGCGCCTCAAG GTTGATAACGTGGATGCGCTGAATTGCTACTATGCTCGTGGAGACAAAAATCCCACATTTCAGAGGCGGATATATTGGATGCTTGATCC GGCTTATGAACACATTGTTCTTGTCCACTATAGAGATGTTCTAGAG GGAAGCATTTCAGTATCAGCACGAAATGATTCTTCAACATCGAATCAGAATGGCAGTGCTAGCAGAGCTGAAGTACACAGTTCACCCGGTTGGACAAGTGAGTTTGTTTTGCCATGTCCCAATTCATCCAGTCCAGGATCTGCAGAAGAAGTTAGTTCCCGAACTGTGACCATAAACAATGAAACAAATAGAAGTGGATCTGATTGGATTCAACATAAGGCAGCCTTGCGGAAACTTGAAATGCAGCTGAGTCTGGAAGACAAAGAAGATTCCAATGTTCTAGCCGAGGAAGTTCCAACAAATATTGAGCATGTTATTGTCCCTGGAATTCAGACTGGGGAGCCAGGCAGTTCTGCAAATTTTGAGGATATCTTTAATGTACTGGACTTTAGTAGAGATCATACCAAAGAAAATGGAACTGACCCATGTCCCAGTGCTATTGATGTGTTAAAAAATTCAG ACACGTGGTTGGAGGAGGATCAACTTGAGGCAATTCTGCATCCAGCTTCTATGGCACCGACCGAAAACCTATGGTTCAATATCCATGAGGTTTCTCCAGAATCGGCATTTTCTTCTGAAATTACAAAG GTTATTGTTTTAGGAGACTTCCTTTGCAATCCTTCTCATAGCTCATTGGCAATGCTGTTTGGTGATGTTAAGGTACCCGTGGAAATTATCCAGCAAGGTGCCATCCGTTGCCACACTCCATGCCTTAATGCTGGAAAAGTGTCAATGTGCTTGATAGATGGGAACGGGAAACCCTGCAGTGAAGCACGAGAATTCGAATTCCATGAGAAGCCTACCAAGAGCATGGTTGATGGAAATGAGAAACCGTGCAATGAAGCACAAGATATCAAAGTCCATAAGACACCTACCAAAAGTAATGATGAGCTATTGTTGCTGCTCAATTATGTGCAGATCCTTTTTGGTCATGGTTGTGACGTATTTTCAAAATTTAGCCCGCAACTCCCAAATCCTGGCTGTGGATTCCTAGTTAACCAAATGGATATTATGCGGAAGACATATGAGCAGCTGGACCCTGAGAAGACAGTATATAGTGTCATGGAAGTATTGCTTAATGACAAGTTTAAGCAGTGGCTGTTATCCAAATGTGAACAGAATAGTGATGGAAATCATTTGCTTCCTAAGCAATACCATGGTGTTATACATACAATTGCAGCCTTGGGATATGACTTGGCTTTGAAGCCACTGCTTAGTTCTGGAGTACCTATAAACTACCGTGATGGAAATGGATGGACTGCTCTACATTGGGCTGCAAGATTTGGCAG GGAGGATATGGTTGTGGCTCTTCTTACTGCCGGGGCTGCAGCTGGTGCACTTTCACATCCAACGTCAGAAGATCCCGCTGCCAAAACACCTGCTTCAATAGCTTTGGCATTTGGTTTTAAGGGCCTTTCCGCATTCCTTTCAGAAGAACAATTAACAACTCATCTTGATTCTATTGAATCCAAAGAAAATGGAAAGTGCGAAGGCAATGCTAGTGGCGGTGGAATACGTAGTGCTGTGGACAGAATATCGGATAAAAGCACCCATGTGCATGGTGGAACTGATGATCAGCTTGCGCTTAAGGATTCCCTAGGAGCTGTCCGAAATGCTGTTCAAGCTGCTGCGCGCATACAAGCCGCGTTCAGAGTGTTTTCCtttaagaaaaagaaagagacgGCTCTTCAGAACAGCTGCTTGTCCGTTCATGAGACAGTTGCAGTTTCACATGGTATGCTGGAGAGAGCTGCATTATCTATCCAGAAGAACTTCAGGTGCTGGAAAAAACGTAAAGAATTCCTGAAGTTGCGAAAAAATGTGATCAAGATACAG GCACGGGTGAGAGCTCATcaagaaagaaagaagtacaAGGAACTAATTCGAAGTGTTGGTGTCCTTGAGAAGGTGATGCTTCGTTGGTACCGAAAAGGGGTTGGTTTGCGGGGATTCAATTCTGGAGCAATGCCAGTTGATGAAGAGGTGGAAGAAGACGTTGCCAAAGTTTTCCGGAAGCTAAGAGTGGAAACAGCGATTGATGAAGCTGTTTCAAGGGTATCATGCATCATCGGGAGTCCTAAAGCAATGCAGCAGTACCGAAGGATGCTTCAGAGGTACCAACAAGCAAAGGTGAATATACCAAAGGATGCTTCAGAGGTTCCAACAAGTAAAG GGTGA
- the LOC112893206 gene encoding calmodulin-binding transcription activator 4-like isoform X2, which produces MQQQGLDVHKLQQVVKTRWLKPQEVLQILRNHDLFMVSHKPPQKPPSGSWFLFNRRVLRYFRNDGYEWQKKKNGKTVNEAHERLKVDNVDALNCYYARGDKNPTFQRRIYWMLDPAYEHIVLVHYRDVLEGSISVSARNDSSTSNQNGSASRAEVHSSPGWTSEFVLPCPNSSSPGSAEEVSSRTVTINNETNRSGSDWIQHKAALRKLEMQLSLEDKEDSNVLAEEVPTNIEHVIVPGIQTGEPGSSANFEDIFNVLDFSRDHTKENGTDPCPSAIDVLKNSDTWLEEDQLEAILHPASMAPTENLWFNIHEVSPESAFSSEITKVPVEIIQQGAIRCHTPCLNAGKVSMCLIDGNGKPCSEAREFEFHEKPTKSMVDGNEKPCNEAQDIKVHKTPTKSNDELLLLLNYVQILFGHGCDVFSKFSPQLPNPGCGFLVNQMDIMRKTYEQLDPEKTVYSVMEVLLNDKFKQWLLSKCEQNSDGNHLLPKQYHGVIHTIAALGYDLALKPLLSSGVPINYRDGNGWTALHWAARFGREDMVVALLTAGAAAGALSHPTSEDPAAKTPASIALAFGFKGLSAFLSEEQLTTHLDSIESKENGKCEGNASGGGIRSAVDRISDKSTHVHGGTDDQLALKDSLGAVRNAVQAAARIQAAFRVFSFKKKKETALQNSCLSVHETVAVSHGMLERAALSIQKNFRCWKKRKEFLKLRKNVIKIQARVRAHQERKKYKELIRSVGVLEKVMLRWYRKGVGLRGFNSGAMPVDEEVEEDVAKVFRKLRVETAIDEAVSRVSCIIGSPKAMQQYRRMLQRYQQAKVNIPKDASEVPTSKG; this is translated from the exons ATGCAGCAGCAAG GCTTAGACGTACACAAGCTACAACAGGTAGTGAAGACCCGCTGGCTGAAGCCTCAAGAAGTTCTGCAGATACTACGGAATCATGACCTGTTCATGGTCTCACATAAGCCCCCACAGAAGCCACCGA GTGGTTCTTGGTTTCTTTTCAACCGAAGAGTACTTCGGTACTTCCGGAATGATGGATATGAATGGCAAAAGAAGAAGAATGGGAAGACCGTTAATGAAGCCCATGAGCGCCTCAAG GTTGATAACGTGGATGCGCTGAATTGCTACTATGCTCGTGGAGACAAAAATCCCACATTTCAGAGGCGGATATATTGGATGCTTGATCC GGCTTATGAACACATTGTTCTTGTCCACTATAGAGATGTTCTAGAG GGAAGCATTTCAGTATCAGCACGAAATGATTCTTCAACATCGAATCAGAATGGCAGTGCTAGCAGAGCTGAAGTACACAGTTCACCCGGTTGGACAAGTGAGTTTGTTTTGCCATGTCCCAATTCATCCAGTCCAGGATCTGCAGAAGAAGTTAGTTCCCGAACTGTGACCATAAACAATGAAACAAATAGAAGTGGATCTGATTGGATTCAACATAAGGCAGCCTTGCGGAAACTTGAAATGCAGCTGAGTCTGGAAGACAAAGAAGATTCCAATGTTCTAGCCGAGGAAGTTCCAACAAATATTGAGCATGTTATTGTCCCTGGAATTCAGACTGGGGAGCCAGGCAGTTCTGCAAATTTTGAGGATATCTTTAATGTACTGGACTTTAGTAGAGATCATACCAAAGAAAATGGAACTGACCCATGTCCCAGTGCTATTGATGTGTTAAAAAATTCAG ACACGTGGTTGGAGGAGGATCAACTTGAGGCAATTCTGCATCCAGCTTCTATGGCACCGACCGAAAACCTATGGTTCAATATCCATGAGGTTTCTCCAGAATCGGCATTTTCTTCTGAAATTACAAAG GTACCCGTGGAAATTATCCAGCAAGGTGCCATCCGTTGCCACACTCCATGCCTTAATGCTGGAAAAGTGTCAATGTGCTTGATAGATGGGAACGGGAAACCCTGCAGTGAAGCACGAGAATTCGAATTCCATGAGAAGCCTACCAAGAGCATGGTTGATGGAAATGAGAAACCGTGCAATGAAGCACAAGATATCAAAGTCCATAAGACACCTACCAAAAGTAATGATGAGCTATTGTTGCTGCTCAATTATGTGCAGATCCTTTTTGGTCATGGTTGTGACGTATTTTCAAAATTTAGCCCGCAACTCCCAAATCCTGGCTGTGGATTCCTAGTTAACCAAATGGATATTATGCGGAAGACATATGAGCAGCTGGACCCTGAGAAGACAGTATATAGTGTCATGGAAGTATTGCTTAATGACAAGTTTAAGCAGTGGCTGTTATCCAAATGTGAACAGAATAGTGATGGAAATCATTTGCTTCCTAAGCAATACCATGGTGTTATACATACAATTGCAGCCTTGGGATATGACTTGGCTTTGAAGCCACTGCTTAGTTCTGGAGTACCTATAAACTACCGTGATGGAAATGGATGGACTGCTCTACATTGGGCTGCAAGATTTGGCAG GGAGGATATGGTTGTGGCTCTTCTTACTGCCGGGGCTGCAGCTGGTGCACTTTCACATCCAACGTCAGAAGATCCCGCTGCCAAAACACCTGCTTCAATAGCTTTGGCATTTGGTTTTAAGGGCCTTTCCGCATTCCTTTCAGAAGAACAATTAACAACTCATCTTGATTCTATTGAATCCAAAGAAAATGGAAAGTGCGAAGGCAATGCTAGTGGCGGTGGAATACGTAGTGCTGTGGACAGAATATCGGATAAAAGCACCCATGTGCATGGTGGAACTGATGATCAGCTTGCGCTTAAGGATTCCCTAGGAGCTGTCCGAAATGCTGTTCAAGCTGCTGCGCGCATACAAGCCGCGTTCAGAGTGTTTTCCtttaagaaaaagaaagagacgGCTCTTCAGAACAGCTGCTTGTCCGTTCATGAGACAGTTGCAGTTTCACATGGTATGCTGGAGAGAGCTGCATTATCTATCCAGAAGAACTTCAGGTGCTGGAAAAAACGTAAAGAATTCCTGAAGTTGCGAAAAAATGTGATCAAGATACAG GCACGGGTGAGAGCTCATcaagaaagaaagaagtacaAGGAACTAATTCGAAGTGTTGGTGTCCTTGAGAAGGTGATGCTTCGTTGGTACCGAAAAGGGGTTGGTTTGCGGGGATTCAATTCTGGAGCAATGCCAGTTGATGAAGAGGTGGAAGAAGACGTTGCCAAAGTTTTCCGGAAGCTAAGAGTGGAAACAGCGATTGATGAAGCTGTTTCAAGGGTATCATGCATCATCGGGAGTCCTAAAGCAATGCAGCAGTACCGAAGGATGCTTCAGAGGTACCAACAAGCAAAGGTGAATATACCAAAGGATGCTTCAGAGGTTCCAACAAGTAAAG GGTGA